The Shewanella mangrovisoli genome has a window encoding:
- the era gene encoding GTPase Era, whose protein sequence is MTKKTDLPAVDAANASNEPSLDELLARMNAASAAAPSVHYDVTYCGMVAIIGRPNVGKSTLLNRLLGQKISITSKKPQTTRHRIMGIHTDGPRQIVFIDTPGLHIEEQRAINRLMNRAAASSLADVSMVIFVVDGMTWTADDEMVLSKLRRGGEERKTVLAINKVDNIKDKEALFPYLEEVAKKYPFDEILPISASKGTNVKRILDMAAESLPENPFFFPEDYVTDRSQRFMASEIVREKLMRFLGDELPYDATVEIEQFKMMENGVYQINALILVEREGQKRMVIGSKGERIRTIATQARLDMETLFDNKVFLEVWVKVKSGWADDERALRSLGYGDD, encoded by the coding sequence ATGACCAAGAAAACAGACTTGCCAGCTGTCGATGCCGCTAACGCGAGCAATGAGCCGAGCTTAGATGAATTACTGGCAAGGATGAATGCAGCGAGCGCGGCGGCGCCGTCTGTTCACTATGATGTGACCTACTGTGGCATGGTGGCCATTATTGGGCGCCCTAACGTGGGGAAATCGACCCTGCTGAACCGTTTGCTTGGGCAAAAGATCAGTATTACCTCGAAAAAGCCGCAAACGACGCGTCATCGCATCATGGGGATCCATACCGATGGCCCGCGTCAAATCGTGTTTATCGACACACCGGGTCTGCATATTGAAGAGCAGCGTGCGATTAACCGTTTGATGAACCGTGCGGCGGCGAGCTCGCTTGCCGATGTGTCTATGGTGATTTTTGTGGTCGATGGTATGACATGGACCGCCGATGATGAGATGGTATTAAGCAAACTTCGCCGTGGCGGTGAAGAGCGTAAAACCGTTTTAGCCATCAACAAAGTTGATAATATCAAAGACAAAGAAGCCCTTTTCCCTTATTTGGAAGAAGTGGCCAAGAAGTACCCCTTCGATGAGATCCTGCCGATTTCGGCCAGTAAGGGCACCAACGTTAAGCGCATTTTAGATATGGCGGCAGAGTCTCTGCCCGAGAATCCCTTCTTCTTTCCAGAAGATTATGTGACCGACCGTTCGCAGCGTTTTATGGCCTCTGAAATTGTCCGTGAAAAACTGATGCGCTTTTTAGGTGATGAATTGCCCTACGATGCGACGGTTGAAATCGAGCAGTTTAAGATGATGGAAAACGGCGTTTATCAAATCAACGCCCTGATCTTGGTCGAGCGTGAAGGCCAAAAACGGATGGTGATTGGTAGCAAAGGCGAACGCATTCGTACCATAGCCACGCAAGCGCGCCTCGATATGGAAACCTTGTTTGATAACAAAGTGTTCCTCGAAGTGTGGGTGAAGGTCAAATCCGGTTGGGCCGATGATGAACGCGCCCTGCGAAGCTTAGGCTACGGTGACGATTAA
- the pdxJ gene encoding pyridoxine 5'-phosphate synthase: protein MSRILLGVNIDHIATLRQARGTSYPDPVHAAAVAEHAGADGITIHLREDRRHIIDRDVYLLAKTLKTRMNFECAVTEEMLNIACEVKPTYVCLVPEKRQEVTTEGGLDVAGQLDKITAAVSRLAANGIQVSLFIDADKTQIDAAVASGAPLIEIHTGCYADAKTAEEEAKELARISEMAKYAHGKGLVVNAGHGLHYHNVKPIAAIPELYELNIGHAIVARAAIDGLATAVKDMKALMLEGRRGE, encoded by the coding sequence ATGAGCCGTATCTTATTGGGTGTTAATATCGACCATATTGCGACCCTGCGTCAGGCTCGCGGCACCAGTTATCCCGATCCTGTCCATGCGGCGGCGGTTGCCGAGCATGCGGGTGCCGACGGTATCACGATTCATTTACGGGAAGACAGACGTCATATTATCGACCGCGATGTATATTTGCTGGCGAAAACCTTAAAGACGCGGATGAACTTTGAGTGTGCCGTGACAGAAGAAATGCTCAACATCGCCTGCGAAGTCAAACCGACCTATGTTTGCTTAGTCCCTGAAAAACGCCAAGAAGTGACGACTGAAGGTGGTTTAGACGTGGCTGGTCAACTAGATAAAATCACTGCCGCGGTAAGCCGTTTAGCCGCCAATGGTATCCAAGTGTCACTGTTTATCGATGCCGATAAGACGCAAATCGATGCCGCTGTCGCCTCTGGCGCGCCACTTATCGAAATCCATACCGGTTGCTATGCCGACGCTAAAACCGCTGAAGAAGAAGCCAAGGAGCTTGCGCGTATCAGCGAAATGGCGAAATACGCCCACGGCAAAGGCTTAGTCGTGAATGCGGGCCATGGGCTGCATTACCACAATGTTAAGCCGATTGCGGCGATCCCAGAGCTGTATGAACTGAATATTGGCCATGCCATTGTCGCGCGTGCGGCCATTGATGGCTTAGCGACAGCGGTTAAAGACATGAAAGCGCTGATGTTAGAAGGTCGTCGAGGCGAATAA
- the recO gene encoding DNA repair protein RecO: MKRGYVLHHRPYRESSALVNLLVDGIGRVDAVARVGSGKRSIKSILQPFQPLIFEFSGKSELKNISQIEAAAPAVPLSGYSLYAGMYINELLMRTLSVHHNAEALFLIYHQALVGLAAQFCESKLRYLELALLRELGAMPSLIRDTQGEPLIPEHYYQLVPELGFQFVLNSRAKHTYQGAMLTALNDNQLLQEQFLEAKRLMRSMLQPLLGNKPLVSRQLFIQAIASNRDGNN, translated from the coding sequence ATGAAACGGGGTTATGTTTTGCATCATCGCCCTTACCGGGAATCTAGCGCGCTGGTCAATCTCTTGGTTGACGGTATTGGTCGTGTCGATGCCGTCGCGCGAGTTGGGAGCGGTAAACGCTCCATCAAAAGTATCCTCCAACCCTTTCAGCCGCTGATTTTTGAATTTAGCGGTAAGTCTGAACTCAAAAACATCAGCCAAATTGAAGCGGCCGCGCCAGCCGTGCCTTTATCGGGTTATAGCCTGTATGCTGGCATGTATATCAATGAGTTGCTGATGCGTACTCTGTCGGTTCACCATAATGCCGAGGCGTTATTCCTCATCTACCATCAAGCCTTGGTCGGGCTCGCGGCGCAGTTTTGCGAGTCGAAGCTGCGCTACCTTGAGCTGGCCCTCTTGCGGGAACTCGGAGCTATGCCATCCCTTATCCGCGATACTCAGGGCGAACCGCTGATCCCTGAACATTACTATCAGCTCGTGCCAGAACTGGGTTTTCAATTTGTGTTGAACAGCAGGGCAAAGCATACCTATCAAGGCGCGATGTTAACTGCACTTAACGATAATCAATTGTTGCAAGAGCAGTTTTTAGAGGCTAAACGATTGATGCGGTCTATGCTGCAACCCTTGCTCGGAAATAAGCCGCTGGTGAGTCGGCAGCTATTTATTCAAGCGATAGCCTCAAATAGAGATGGGAATAATTAG